The following coding sequences lie in one Crassostrea angulata isolate pt1a10 chromosome 10, ASM2561291v2, whole genome shotgun sequence genomic window:
- the LOC128164875 gene encoding uncharacterized protein LOC128164875, producing the protein MKRIDFLYGVVSITIFLFLPIFFQVYGFLDVQKYRSVTSDNSYYENSSEPILAYTYYRTLLFYIFTFLIVLLVGLIYVSSKEKDLTRFQIQCYRPYFPYHCMVCLIPFVLRYANMNAYIPDNIMAQVEWNHFFLVMYSIFRFICFYLLSIVRRYDLLRLFAYLFVTLIHSFILTFFVYSICSNCIELFNCIKESKDGFLTAWSSYDQIFIYDELNVSNINAYERTFSLDKNLFRSTGKKLYQTSSLSRLQLEDSKGTKYPYQRLTYNVGIGESVNLPCSALSTGLFSVFWSLNGSNLCSNYSGCYIKNNVERSIPYNEISSDIDIDFIDDIGFGNFTCTFQMYNYIGGKLHFQRKKASPIIKSHEIIMAQYNVVKYSGREFYIYATPGGTIDIRWKPMFFIGENEDLIQYYYVNGAHYNRKPGLTTMCSSLSYLYVIYGTAMNWFFVPNMYESSHILTNYLKLYETRFTACAGSSVFGIHSVEYFRRVYDKKSNSFIFRLVKHPDKIYVLPDLPYFYKMDKATKDRKEEIIQNLQKLSLDYLWFEKHHTLFLIERVVLELIVVIFLLLFCIFSLYKWWKWYRCSVLQPISKMILGQPIYGIAGQCSAVRCSSSYCCYVFCGDSDRGSVYDHLVVPLRKENITTGFIFEECLINRSGKSVFNIHCDLLKKCEHLIFYLTSAYLEEEKFVDIQLETILHCIKMGLISTNRVLIIIADNCELPEKLRYNLPEAAANIHDWVTIKNPDKRIGLVLKWINGLKNNPQNLDVVVSTVFLG; encoded by the coding sequence ATGAAACGGATAGATTTCCTGTACGGTGTGGTATCTATAACGATTTTTCTGTTCTTGCCAATATTTTTCCAAGTGTATGGATTTTTGGACGTACAGAAGTATAGGTCTGTTACCAGtgataattcatattatgaaaactCATCGGAACCTATCCTTGCCTATACGTATTACAGaacacttttgttttatatttttacatttttgattgTTCTATTAGTTGGTCTGATATATGTTTCGTCAAAAGAAAAGGATTTGACAAGGTTTCAGATTCAATGCTACCGTCCCTATTTTCCCTATCATTGTATGGTGTGTCTTATTCCATTCGTTCTAAGATACGCCAATATGAACGCCTATATACCTGACAATATAATGGCTCAAGTGGAATGGAACCACTTTTTTCTGGTTATGTATTCAATTTTTCGATTTATCTGCTTTTATCTATTGTCTATTGTTCGGCGGTATGATCTCTTGAGGTTGTTTGCGTATTTATTTGTGACGTTGATCCATTCATTTATATTGACTTTCTTTGTATATAGTATATGTAGTAATTGTATAGAGTTGTTTAACTGTATAAAGGAAAGCAAAGACGGATTTCTGACAGCGTGGTCTTCTTATGATCAAATTTTTATCTACGATGAATTAAATGTGAGTAACATAAACGCCTATGAAAGGACCTTTAGTCTTGATAAAAACTTATTTCGATCCACTGGGAAAAAACTTTATCAGACATCAAGCTTGTCGAGATTACAATTAGAGGACTCGAAAGGAACTAAATATCCATATCAACGATTGACGTATAACGTTGGAATCGGCGAAAGCGTAAACCTGCCTTGTTCTGCACTATCTACTGGCCTTTTTAGTGTTTTTTGGTCTTTAAATGGAAGTAATCTTTGTTCAAATTACAGTGGTTGCtacattaaaaacaatgttgAAAGAAGTATTCCTTATAATGAAATAAGCAGCGACATAGACATTGATTTCATCGACGATATCGGGTTTGGGAATTTCACATGCACTTTCCAGATGTACAATTATATTGGAGGAAAGttacattttcaaagaaaaaaagctTCGCCCATAATTAAAAGTCATGAAATCATTATGGCTCAGTACAATGTGGTAAAATATTCAGGGAGAGAATTCTACATCTATGCAACACCTGGGGGAACAATTGATATTAGATGGAAACCGATGTTTTTCATTGGTGAAAATGAAGACTTGATCCAATATTATTACGTAAATGGGGCACATTACAATAGAAAACCTGGTTTAACCACAATGTGTTCAAGTTTGTCATATCTATACGTCATATATGGAACGGCAATGAATTGGTTTTTTGTTCCAAACATGTATGAGTCCTcgcatattttaacaaactacttaaaattatatgaaaccCGCTTTACCGCTTGTGCTGGGTCGAGTGTTTTTGGCATTCATTCTGTCGAGTATTTTCGACGAGTTTATGACAAAAAGAGCAATTCTTTTATCTTTCGACTAGTTAAACATCCAGACAAGATATATGTTCTTCCAGATTTGCCGTATTTCTACAAAATGGACAAAGCAACGAAGGAcaggaaagaagaaataatACAAAATCTACAGAAACTAAGTTTGGATTATCTCTGGTTTGAAAAACACCATACTTTGTTTTTGATAGAACGTGTTGTGCTCGAACTGATAGTCGtaatatttttgcttttattttgtattttttctctgTATAAATGGTGGAAATGGTACAGATGCAGCGTACTCCAACCGATCAGTAAAATGATATTAGGACAACCAATTTATGGAATCGCTGGGCAGTGCTCAGCCGTAAGATGTAGTTCGTCATATTGCTGTTACGTTTTCTGTGGTGATTCTGATAGGGGTTCGGTTTATGACCATCTCGTAGTTCCActgagaaaagaaaatattacaacGGGTTTTATTTTCGAGGAATGTTTGATAAACAGAAGTGGAAAGTCAGTATTTAATATACATTGTGACCTGCTTAAAAAGTGTGAgcatttgatattttatctGACGTCCGCATATTTAGAGGAAGAAAAGTTTGTTGATATTCAGTTGGAGACAATTCTCCATTGTATTAAAATGGGTTTGATTTCTACAAATAGAGTGCTAATAATAATTGCAGACAATTGCGAACTACCGGAAAAATTACGATATAACTTACCGGAGGCAGCTGCCAACATTCATGACTGGGTGACAATAAAAAATCCCGATAAAAGAATAGGACTAGTTTTAAAGTGGATAAATGGTTTAAAGAATAACCCTCAAAATTTAGATGTAGTGGTATCTACAGTGTTTCTTGGATAA